A single genomic interval of Juglans regia cultivar Chandler chromosome 1, Walnut 2.0, whole genome shotgun sequence harbors:
- the LOC108991955 gene encoding transcription factor MYB4-like: MVRPPSGDKNGLKRGTWTPEEDGKLIAYVTRYGCWNWRQLPKFAGLSRCGKSCRLRWMNYLRPNIKRGNYSREEEETIIKLHESLGNRWSAIAAQLPGRTDNEIKNHWHTNLKKGLKKSSDVPRQENNSSNNLSQLEKIQKRTDPNNPLLYPTDTSTEIIGRLPSSDPQPSSSRSSSITTNTSVEPTISMVEDDNPTSTEASAETSGNFWTQPFLTDNSYIACDFLAPFMGTEDLSPVVDEFSCPYGLFELEKHGANDLSVPLEKARKGEKEPNDPLLICTAQIMDSSPSSPQPSSSELSSMTKDSAVASSTNMVADDIVTSLEASAETTGDFWTEPFFDGNSYITSDFLAPFTDSEYLSPAFDEYLSGYGLYGEYEGVNMIN; this comes from the exons ATGGTGAGACCTCCTAGTGGTGATAAAAATGGATTGAAGAGAGGTACATGGACACCAGAGGAAGACGGGAAGCTAATAGCTTATGTTACTAGATACGGCTGCTGGAATTGGCGCCAACTTCCCAAGTTTGCAG GTCTATCAAGGTGCGGGAAGAGTTGCAGGCTTCGATGGATGAATTATCTAAGGCCAAACATcaaaagagggaattatagcagagaagaagaggagaCTATCATTAAGCTGCACGAATCATTGGGGAATAG ATGGTCTGCAATTGCTGCTCAGTTACCAGGAAGAACTGACAATGAGATCAAAAACCATTGGCACACCAACCTCAAGAAAGGCTTGAAAAAGAGCTCTGACGTCCCACGCCAAGAAAATAACAGCTCAAACAATCTTTCCCAGctggaaaaaatacaaaagagaaCTGATCCAAATAATCCTCTTCTATATCCAACAGACACGTCAACTGAGATAATTGGTAGGTTGCCATCATCTGATCCACAACCATCCTCAAGTAGATCCTCCTCCATCACTACCAATACTTCAGTTGAACCTACCATAAGCATGGTTGAGGATGATAATCCTACTTCCACAGAAGCATCTGCAGAAACCAGCGGTAATTTTTGGACACAACCATTTTTAACAGATAATTCCTACATTGCATGTGATTTCCTGGCACCTTTTATGGGCACTGAGGATTTATCTCCAGTAGTTGATGAATTCTCCTGCCCATATGGTTTGTTTGAGCTGGAAAAACATGGCGCCAACGATCTTTCAGTACCACTTGAAAAAGCACGAAAGGGGGAAAAGGAACCGAATGATCCTTTGCTAATTTGCACTGCCCAAATAATGGATAGCTCACCATCATCACCACAACCCTCCTCAAGTGAATTGTCCTCTATGACCAAAGATAGTGCAGTTGCATCTAGCACAAACATGGTTGCGGATGATATTGTTACTTCCCTGGAAGCATCAGCAGAAACTACTGGTGATTTTTGGACGGAGCCATTTTTTGATGGTAACTCCTACATTACAAGTGATTTCCTGGCACCTTTTACGGACAGTGAATATTTATCTCCAGCATTTGATGAATACTTATCCGGATATGGCCTGTACGGGGAATATGAGGGCGTGaacatgataaattaa